Below is a genomic region from Miscanthus floridulus cultivar M001 chromosome 1, ASM1932011v1, whole genome shotgun sequence.
GCCATACACAAAAAGGAAGCGACTTAAAGGGGCTAACCGTTTTCATCCCTGACTACTGCTACCGGACGGACTCCCCTAACAACATCGGTTTGTGGATCTGTAGCGGCTAATACAGAACGAGTCCGGACTCTGCTATACAGGGCACCGACAAAGAGTTCGTCTATTACTGTGATTAAGGACTCATTCGGCTTATCTTATATCTGACTTATccagcttctttttttagccaaaatagtatttttctctcacaacaatccagTAAAAACAGTGTTTTTTCAGATAATTTTAGCCAAAATTCTACCAACCTAACGGGCCTCACAACACTTCGATTCGCCATCTTAAAAAATGGAGCAGACGCCAGTCATTCTCAACTGTACAAATCCTGTGGTTAGGTTGTTTTCTTGCTCTTTTTCAGCCAGCTAGCGTTGGTGTGTTGGTTAGgttgtttttttctcttttttaatTACAGTGTACAACGTATTAAAGCACAGAGTCGTTAAATCATGAAATATTCGTTTATCCGTGGAAGGACACGCCTGGTGTAGTAGTGAGAGctatctcactgagtcaccaggtcgtgggttcgaagtagTCTCTTCACAGATTTTTCGAGAAAAAGGCTTGTCTCAATTTATCCCTTCCCCAGACTCTCCTCATATGAGAGCCTCCGACACCGAGTCTATCCAACTGTGGAGTTGAATCGAAGACCAGAGGTGTTAGGCTATTGTAATCATTAGGCTCTAGAATCGAACCTGTTCAGTCATGTTTTAATCATTAACTTTACATACATGGGGGTTTGTATTTCTCTGACAAGCTAATCTAATACTCGACTTGTCGTACGGCCAAATCGCCTGCATTGTCAAGAAGCTCACCAGAGCATCGTTACTGTCCGAGGAGGAGCTCGACGACGTGTAGTTCCAGCTCTCATGCGCTCTCGTATTTCCTCAATCGATGCACGGTACTCCGTGGAACGGTGAACCCAAACCAACATTTTACGAAGAAAATATAGTGCAGTAATCTTCTAGTGCACAAGAAATTACGTCCAAAAGCTAATTACCGGTGAATAAAATAAAATTACAGAACTCACAAACAAGACATCGAGACAACCGGtccgttcgcttgttggtttcagccagttcaaatcagccagccaacagtgtttttctctcataataaaccagcaccagtcagcccaaaccagcacagaaatcaaccagcgaactcTGTTTATACCTACGGTTTTGTGTCAGTACCGAATCTCAATTTGGAACCGACACTGACATGCCAACGAGTGGGGTTGGTTGTTTACTAGAGTAGCGACAGATACTTGCATTTCAAGGACAAGGACAGCAATAATGgagtttttatttatttattttggccttTTATTAGGTAGTGCTAGTATTATTTATTAGAATTAATCGCGCTTAACACCAGAAGTGCTCAAAAAGCAAAAGAGAGAAGAAACATGGAAAGAAAAGACACGAAATAATAACTACTAGGACTAGGACCCCTCGCACAAGTACAAACAAGAGGACACGACCGACCGACCCTATGATTCCATTTGCAAATATTTGATTACGGCACGGGATTGCATTGTCGATAGGGATTGATTGATTGATGAGTACCACCACcaattataagaaggcaaatggggctatgtttagattgcaaaaaatttcaaactgatgaatagtagcactttcgtcttatttggtaaatattgtctaatcgtggatcaactaagctcaaaagattcatctcgtgatttccaactaaactgtgcaattaattattttttttacctacatttaatactccatgcatacgtccaaaaattaATATAAtgaagagaaagtgaaaaaacttgaaactttggggtaatctaaacaaggcctgggtgGACGGATGCATTTATGTGACGGCACAGCAGGCCTGGTCAGTGAGGACCATCACTTGGTTTCCGGATTGATAGGTCTGCCGGTGGTGGTTTGATGAGAGAAAAAGATATTATATCATGTTCGCAAGCGAACGGGCTGTATGACAAATCACGCGCTCCACGAGACATGCTATGATCAAATTAATAATGCCCACAAATCTTAATGAAATGCAGTCAGGTACTCCCTCCGTAAAAAAAGGTCTAAGACGTCTTAGCAAAATTTAATTTTCCAAAAGTCTAAATCGTTCTAGCTTTCTTTCGCCAGTTTTTTCAGTACTCGTGCTCCAGCGAAATAAATGCAGCACCGCTCCCCCGTTTAAGTGCCATTAGGCCTTAGTAAAGAGTTTCATAGTGTCGTTTGCAAGACTAGTATGTTATATTGAATAAAAATGAAATATGAAAAAACACCTCATCtcaataaaaaaattattttatgattttatagatatttaatttcatgactcatagaTAGTTGATAATTATGTTAAGAAAGTTGATAATTATGTCAAGAAAGTTTTATCTCCACGAAACTCATTCGTTCACTTTCTTCTTCAAATATTGTCACGTCATCGAAAATGCCAATGTTGCAGCTTATTAAACAAATAAAACTCTGATCAAACTCTCAGTGAGAATGGCCTTAGCTTCATATTTGTCCTTCAGTTAGGTCCGTTTATTTTCATGTAAGCCTCTATATGCATCTCCGTTAGTCTCGTTTAATTTTAATCTTGGCAAACTCAACAGGCATCATGCATACAGTATCGAATAGTACATGGATTTCCCAAGCCACCAGCTCTCCTTGGACCATAGTCTCTATACGTGAGACTTATGGCACTCCCAATGTAGAAACTAGAGCAGTTTCTATGTATATTAATCATAGTGCTAGGTAAACACTTTGCTGATGTGGCACTAATTAGATTTATTAAAGAGAGAGGAGAAAACTAACAAACCATTTCTAATCAGAAAACTAGGTTTCACGAGCATCGAAGCTGTGGCCCTGTTCTGCAGTACTTTTTagtgaacgaacagtgtttttctctcgtaacaaatcaacataagcatcagtgtaagccaaatttcagcgaaacgaggGTTGTTTTTACCACTATAGCAGCATGTACCCACCCTGCATTCCCATTGCTGCATTGCATCTGATCATGCAATCGATTTCAGCTTTAATTGCTAGCCAGTTCTGGTGGATGCAGTGTTGTGGTATAGGATCCACACTTCAGTCTCACAAGCCCAACAAATGCATTGACTCATAAGTAACCAAATACCATCTCGGTATTTTTCACATCCACTCATACATCCTCATCAAACACTTTTTATTAAAATACAATTCGACTTTGCATACATCCGCTCATCCAGATATATGATAGAGCCCTCATCTAGCAATCAAACAAACACACCCTACGTTGACAAGGGTGATATGGCGCTATCAGGTGCCCACAGTTTGGTTCAGATTTCTTATCATAGAGATGTATGTTTCATGTCATGATGAGGATTTTTAGCCTTATATGAAAATATATATGTTAAAACTTGGATTAATTTAGTGCATGATTCATATACAATTGATAAACAAATGATCAAACGTACACCTCACTCCTCACATTAGAACTCTGGAATGGTTAAATCTGAATTTTTTTTAGGAGACCAATATAATTCTTGTGAAATTAGGAGAGCTTGATTTCAATGTGTACGTGTAACTTGAAATACTGGGCGTCATGTACCGCTATCTACATCAAACCCAGCACCTGTCCATCCTGACCCAGAACTCCCTCTTCCCTTCCGAAGGATCATCACACCACCCCTCCCTCTTGCCATGTTCGATGGTcttctcttcttttctgactcTGCAGGTATAGGCCGCTGTTGCATCGAAGCAGGCTCTGTGGCAATATTCTGACGGCCAGATACATCTGCAGGATTTTGTGCAGATGGCTGCTGAGGTACTGAATTCAGAGTAGCGTGCTGTGCAGTATAAACACCCTGATATAATAAGAAATGGTGAGACAAAAAGTAATACGGAGCATACACATACTTAGTTGAGACCAAAACCAACATTATCTGCCCAGAAAACAACAAAAGAACTAATCTCTACTAATAAACAGGAAACATATAATCAAATAAGACTAGTTCCTGTTAACACTAAAGCAGAAATACTGACAgtaagaaataaataatttcaaagacgaAACATCAGATCTTTGGCCTTGGGGCTATTCACTTACTGAAGCATTGATAGAATCCCTGCTAGGATTCAGAGATTCTAAACGTTTCTTCAGCTCCTCTAATCTTGCATATTGGGAAGCAGTACTCTCCTGGACCTagttaaacaaaagaaaaaagatcTTAAGAACATATGGTGAAATGATGGAcatatattcataaaagaaatattaaAAGCATACTAGATGGTTCAAATCATCACATAGTTTCTGCTTAGCATCCTCTTCGTCTTTAACAACTTGTGCAGCAACTTCCCAGGCCTAGAATACCAAACGCATAGTAAAAAAATAGCAGACAACATAACTTACGATTGTTAGCGACATGAGAATGAAAGAGAAACACAAGTATTTACAAAGAAAAAATAGGGAAACAGTAGAGGTCTGATCATCTACACGAGacattactccctccatcccgaaATAAGTGTGTACTAGAATTTAAAATCTGTCCTACAAAATAAATACACTTTTAGATCATGGACAGGTACCTTCAGTAAGCTTTACTACTTTCTCCATATCCAAAGTATAATTATTACGCATCAATGCTCTTTGTCCTAGTGATGGATGTGCTGAGCCACATGATTTCTAAAGCCGGAGAGAACAGCTTGCTGCAGCGCCTATCTTCCAGAGCTTTGTAACACCGAATCTCCATTTGTCCTTTTCCTCCGGCCGCTTGCCACTGATATTAATCCTTCTCTTGACATCCTCAATTTATTTGGCCAAGCTTCGGGTCAGAAAACAAATGTGCAGAAAAGTAATGTGTTCCCCATACAGTGTTCAAAGAATGACATGGCATTTATTCAGGATCATCAGCCTTGCGAGCTCTTGGATTTTCCTTGTAAATACCTCAGAGTCCCGCTTTCTTTGAGGAAATTGACAAAGGCCCAGCTGCAGCCCTTTATTGATAGCATTGCTGCAGGTGCTGGATGGAAGGCCGACCTGTTAACTAAAAGAAAGGTGGCATATACTGGTGCAGCATGTACATCTACGGTGGTCTATATTGTTATGGACATTGATCTTCTTCCCTGGGCCATCAAGGCTATTGACAGATTAAGAAGAGGATTTTTGCTTAGAGGAAGGAAAGAGGCCATGGGTGGCCACTGCCTAGTGGCGTGGACCAAAGTGTGTCTCCCCAAAGAGCTTGGTGGTCTTGGTATTTCTGATCTCCAAAATCTTGGCTGGGCTCTTCAGTTGAGATGGTTGTGGCTGATGAAAATAGATCCTACTCGTCCTTGGACAAATTTTCATGTGCCAGTCCATAAGTGTTTCCAAGCATTCTTCTCTATTACTGTGGTTTCAGAGATTAGTTATGGGGCTGCAACTTTGTTTTGGACTGACAGGTGGATTTGCGGCCAGAGCATAGCTGATCTTGCCCCTCAAGTCTTGGCATTAGTTTCCAAAAGGACAAGGAACAAGAGAACAGTTCTGGAAGCTTTAGCTGGTTAGGGATATTCTGGGCACCTTATCTGCCCTGCTGAATTTTTCACACAGTATTTCACCCTTTGGGTTCTCATCTCACAAGTCGTACTGCAACCAGAGCCAGAGGTGGAAGACACCCATGTTTGGAGGTTCTATGGTGGTGGGCATTATTCACCAAAATCCGCCTCTATGAAAGCCTGTTTCTTGGTACAGTAATCTTCGATCCTTATGAGAGGATTTGGAAAAATTGGGCGCCTTAGGAAATGTCTTTTTTCATGTGGCTAGTGGTCCGTGAAAGGTGTTGGACAGCTGATCAATTGGCACGGAGGGGGCTTCCTCACCCTTCCTATTGCCCCCTTTGTGACCAAGAGGTGGAAAATATTAACCACTTGCTGTCAACACCCCTGTTTTCAGGAcgtccgattaatcgcgactAATCGTCCTGGACGGTTTTAGCAACTCGACCAGGGCCTCCGAATAGGCCAGACCGTCCAGGAAActagtcgtccgattaatcgtcgTCCAGCCGCGATTAATCGCCCGTCCAGGCTGTGCTAGTCGTCCAGCCCGTCCAGCCTGAGAGTGGGCTGTATCTGAGAGCTGGGCCTATTTTATATTTTGGCCCAAGCCCATTAGGGTTTCCCTTTCCTACCCCCTCACTCCCTCAGCCTCTCACTCACACGGCAGACACACTCACTCTTCAGTCTTCTAGTCTCTCACCTCTCCCAGTCCAGCAGcagccctccctctcccttccagCTGCTCCTCCCCCTTCCAGCtgccctccctctcttccttgtGGTTGCTGCAGTGCTACAGGCACGTAGGCCTGTAGATCCAGCGGGTGCAGAACTGCAGATCCAACTGTGCAAGGGAGGAAGACTGCACGAAGAAtatgagctcctcctcctcaggtcAGTCATCACCTCCTCGTTCAATCTTGGTGCTTTGAAGCTTGAAGCTCTGTTTCTGTCAGTTACAACAAAAAGATGACAAATAGGTTTCAAAAAATTCGAGAACTTGGTTGCAAAGGAAAGAGGAGCAACCCTCTCTTGCTAGAAGAGTTTCAGTGGGACAGTGAATGGGTTGATGAaaattgtggggagctgccttgGGCTGTTGTGGATGAAGCTATTGGTGCATCTGAGAATCTAAGGGCTCGCAACTTGCCTAGGGTTGCTGCTAGCCGTGCTGTAGCCACTGTCCAGAAGACCTATACTAGGAACAGGAAGCGTCGTAGGGGGACTTCTGCAGCACAAGATATATCTGgaggtgaagaagatgatagtGACCATGATGCTGATGCAAGAAATGAAGACCAAGAAGATCAAGATGCATCTGATCCTGTGGCACCAATGGAGGAGGATGAAGACCCCCATGGATGTGCAacagatggagatggaggaggCTTTTGTGTAGATGGCACTCTACTTGAGTAGTTCTTTAGATCATTGGCTGTTTTGCCTATTTATGTACTGGACTTGATGTATGCACTATTGCACTATGCACTATGGCAATGGCAGTGTGGCACTATGCCCACTAGCCACTATGCACTATGCAGTTCTGGACTGGTTTAAATTGTGTGCTTTACTGTTTTAATTTCCTTTGTTGATCACTTGATTGCCTTTCACCTGATTGCCTTTCACCATATTTCCTTGCTAatgtgctttatttttctataatttcaGTTTGTCAGCAGCAGCCAGCAAGACAAGAAAGGGCTCTGCAGCAGCCAGGTAAGTGGCCAACTAACCTATCTAGAGCCCAGAACATGTAGTATATTAGTGTGTGTATATTAGTTTGAGTAACTATATAATATATATGGTATATCAGTTCCCCATATATAGGGGACGACCAGGACGACCAGGGGACTCGTCCAGGGTCGATTAATCGTCCTGGACGACGACTAATCGTCCTGGACGTTCTGGACAGTCCCCAGGCGTCCAGACTCGACCAGCCGTCCTGAAAACATGGGTCAACACATGCCTTCACACGAGAATTTTGGTTTTTCCTTCTGTGTCGAGTCGGCTTACAGTCTCACTCTCCTATCTGATGAGATCTCCTTTGATTATTGGTGGGACAGAAGCTCAAGGAGGGAGATCTCCTTGGATGATTGGTGGAACAGCAGCTCACAGAGGGAGCCTGATCACTTAAGAAAGTGTCTCAATTCCATCATCCTCTTAGGGGGCTGGACATTGTGGAATCCTCATAATCCTTGTGTGTTTGATGGTGAACCTCATAACCTAGCTAGAGCACTTTTGCTTGCTAGTGAGGAGCATCATTTTGGGGTTTTGCTGGGGGCAAGAGGCATCAATCACCCCCTTGCCCAGGGGCTGATTGTGGAAGTGGTCATGTCCAACTCTTGTTAAGGGCGTGACTGTTTACCATCCTAGTGGGTTGTGTTGTGCATGTGTAAGGTTTCTTGTATGGGTTCTTGAGccattttcttcttaatataatgatacacagctctcctgcatgttcgaGAGAGAAATAATAACTGTTGATAGGGATATATACGTAATTTCCAAGTAGCATTGATCTCACCAAAACATCCCAGAAGTGCGTTCATTTTGGGACGGACGGAGTATATAGGATATAGAAATGGAAAAACAAATATGGAGACATGAGCATAAAGACACTTTATCCCCATTATTCGGCAATTATTCTTATGCCATTCTTACGGAGTATCAATTACATGTCACTGACATTTTGGATTATCAGAGTCAACGAAAGTGGGCTAGAATGGCAAATCATGCACAATTCATATCATAAGGATGGCAAATTATGCAGTGTTTTCACAGGCATCTATTATCTAGATTAAAAGAAACTAAGAAAGAGTCCATGTGATTTAAGGTAACCAAACAAAGTGAAAGAATTTGTTAAAAGCGTCAATCCACTTTAGAAAAACATCTCATGTTCGAGAAAGAAAAACATCTACCATCTATTTAATGGACTGAATGATAACAGTTTAAAAGAAAGAGTCCATGAGATTTCAGATAACCAAACTTGGTAAAAGCACCAATCCAGTTTAAGAAAGAAAAGTTGTCCCCAAACCAATCTATGTAAAGGAAAAATAAATATTAATTCGATCACAAAAAGAAACAGTGTGTCCAAAAACAATCTACATAAaaaaaatttggcaagaaataaATTAGCGAATAGACTTGCTAAAAATAGAATATAGGGAGTCCTGCAGCTATCTGCACAAAAAGGAAGATAAACATCTGATATCAATACGATACGATTATAAACAATATATGAAACAGTGTGTTCCAAAATCATTTTTCTCAAAACAAATTGGCAAATAGGGAGTCCCAATCCTATTTGGAAAAATAGAAGACAAATATCTGGCCATGGAAAAATACAATCTGAACTGCAAAAGACGGAGAAAATAGGACCTAAGATGTATCCTCAAAGCCATAACACATAGCAAACTAAGAAGGAAACTTTAGATGCCTGGCTACAGACTTTAGATTTCTTCGGCTACAAAATCCTATTTTAGAGGAGCCAACCTTTGATGTTGCATGTATGCATCAATTTGTTATTGTAGGACTGGGAGAGAAAGATATAGATCAAGGAGATGATTTAGTTTTTATTAGATAAGCACCCAAAACTAAATAGCTCTCCTTAAAAATTATATACTAGACCATGAAATCGCATGGGTTAGCAATTTTTATCGAACATGCAGGAGAACTGCGCAACTgcgcatcattatattaagaaaggAGTCCAGCTGACTCATATCCCTAATAATCAATCTACTATCTTTGTGCCTAATCTTACAATTAGGCTTTGCCTTAAAGTGCCATTTCGCCAAAGGACTCTAGCCCAAGTGGTTAGGGAATTCCGGTGGCACCCCTCAGGTCCtaagttcgactccccgtgggagcgaatttcaggctgggggtaaaaaaaatcccctcgcctgTCCCCATAAGCCAAAGCGCAGAACGGCccggcccggttctcacagggCAAGGATTCCGCTGCGTCAGGATGGGGGCGTGGGTTCgagggttttctcgatctgtgtgagaagatcaTCCTTCTTCTTATAAAATGCCCGGGGGCTGTCATATCCCCGcaagtcgagttttttttttaagtGCCATTTCAGCAATGAGAAATTAACCTATATCCTTGGAAAGAAATCTGCACCTTTATTACATTCAAAACATGGTTAAGTTGTAAATAGAAATGGTAAAGAACAGAGTCTTTACGATACTAAGTCAATTGCATCAAATAACACAAaaataattaaaatcattaatATCAAAGCTCAAGTATAAATATCCAACCTTTTTTGCCTGTTCCTCTTTCACCTTAGCTAAACGTATTTTCTCTGTTGATATTTCAATCTTCTTCCTCAGGTGCTCAAGTGCTGGACAATAAGAACATAAAAAAAAGCAGGAACAAGTAAGAAATGAGACTGCTCTCTGTAAGAGAAGGTTACAAGTATACAGATTACAGAGTACGGGCCAACAGGGCCATAAGGCCTACATGGACCAGAAAAGGAGACTATATGTGTCTATATACATTGacaaatcccccccccccccctttcaaACAAAAGGTGGCTGAGAAGAATCTGATTCAAACAAATTTAGTTTATATGAAATTGATGTTGAATATGTGATCTAAGCACACATTGTTTTTTTGTGAACAGGTCAACTGAAGGAGATGATGAGAACAGGAAAAACTGAAGGTGACGACGAGAATAGGAAAAACTGCATAATTTATAGAATGATTTGGGAGGTTCTACCACTTTATGACATCAGTGGTTTTCTAGGTTCTATAAGTTGATACACTTCATGATAGGACTAGATGCCCTACCGGTGTTACTGCGTAGGTTATagaggtggaagagaggaggacgtTGTCTGTACTCTCGACGCCGGCGAGGGGCCGTGGCGACGAGAGCGCGGAggctgctgctgcagccctaGAATTCCCGCGGTGCTACAGTAACGACGATACTGTTCACACGAGACACGGCaggaggcggctagggttaggaaatcCTGGCTCCCTTCAAAGCCGAAAACAATTCTTGTTTCTGCTTGATTATAACTGATACAGGGTTCTCTTTTTATAGAGATGACTGACTTGACCCCTAAGGAAATATCCTAACCGAatcaatctaacatatctctttcctaacaaaccaaaccaaTCTAATCTTCATGTGCTACAGTACCACGTGGCCCCTGGGCTGGCTCCACTTGCCATAACATGGGCCTACGCCCTGTATAATGggtgccggtcataacatctctccccgcctgcgcaaacagctcgtcctcgagctggaaggcgGGGTAGAGGGTGCGGAACTCGTCGACGAGGGACTGTGCCATGCGGTGGGAGCCCTGTGGGCTCGTCGAAGACTGCGCTCTGCTGCTGCAGCAACAAGTCCATCAGCGGCTGCTGGCCGTCGGCGGAGAGTGCAGCGAGGTGCTGCTGTGGAGCCGCTGCGTCGAGGCTGCGCACGCCCTGCCAAAGGACGCGTCTGCCCTCACGCCAGAAGGATAGCGTCATGGCCTCGAAATCCCACAAGATGGGACCCAAGGTCCGTAGGTAGTCAACGCCGAGGATGAAGTCGAAACAGCCCAAGTCCAATCCGACGCACGTGATGGAAAAGGACTCCGAGCCGATGCAGATGGGCACGTGGTGAGCAATGCCCTCGCAAGGGAGCCGGTCGCCGTCTGCCACGGTGACACGGAGCTGCTCACCGCCCATCGGGGCGAGCCGTAGGCGGCGCATCGTCACGCCATGGAGGAAGTTGTGCGTGGAGTCGGTGTCGAGTAGCACCAACAGCCGCTCCCCTTTAACCATCACCGGGAGTAGCATCGTATTGTCCGTGCGCATCCCTGCAAGTACGTGTAGAGAGACCACGAAAGCATTAGCGGCCGCAGGCTCCTGGGCGTTCGGAGCCGCGGGGTTGGCGACGTCATCCATCGCCGCGACATCCCCCAGCCCGTCATCGATGTAGTCGTCCGATTCGAGGTAGAAGAGCCGTGGGCACACATGGCCGCGGACGTAGGGCTCATCACAGTTGAAGCAAAGCACTTGTCGACGCCGCTCCAGTTGCTCGTCCGGCGTGAGGCGGCGGAACTGGTGCACCGGGGGCGCCCCATTCGCCGCTGCTGGTCCGCCCCCTGGGGGCACAGGGGCTCCAGCTGGAGGAGCACCCGCGCATGGCACGCGCAGGGGAAGGCCAGGCCGCTGAGGAGGTCGGGCGCCCTGCTGCAGAGGCGCTGGAGGCATGGCCGCCGCGCGACGCTCGAATGCCCGGGCCAAATACATGGCGGTCTGAAGGTCGGGTGGATCCCGCATCTCGACGTCGACCTTGATGTGCTCGGGGAGGCCACCCACGAACAGTTCCGCCTTCTGGCGAGGATTGAGGTCGCAAGCATGGCAGAGCACGGCATTATAGCGGTCCGAATACTCCTAGACCGATGACTGGAAGGGTAGCCGGGCAAGCTCGGCCAGCCGCGTGCCGTGCGTTGGGGGGCCGAAACGGAGCTGGCACAGGTCGCGGAAGCGTTCCCAGGTCGGCATGACTTCATCTTGTTCCAGCGCATAGTACCAAGTTTGAGCAGCGCCGCGAAGATGGTACGAAGCTAGCCATGTGCGATCCGAAGCCAATGTTCGCTGGCCACGGAAAAACTCCTCGTAGTGGTTGAGCCAATTGAGCGGATCAATGGCGTCGTCGAACGTCGGGAACTCCAGCTTGTAAAATTTGGGAGGGGCATGGGCGCCGTTGGGAGCAGCGGCAGACGAGTCCTCCGCGGATAGGGCGCTACCGGAGTACCCGCCTCCACCGTAGACGAGGGTACCGTCCGTCCCTCCATAGCCGATGCCGCTGGTCGGGGGCGGCTGGTGCGCCCCGGTGGACGCCGCAACCGTGGCTGCCGACGGTGTAGGGGTCGTGGCCATCGTGTAGATGGGCGGAGTCGTCGAGCCCATCACCCACGACGGGATGGGAGacggcgaggccggccaccgcagCAAGTGGAGGGGCACCCCCGTCCCGCTGGTCTGGGGCATGCCGTAGGGGAAGATCGCCTGCGGCTGCGACggctgtggaggtggtggtggtgccggcTGTTGTGGAGGGGGAGGTGGTGGGATGAGGGTGGCCAGGGTCGCCTGCATGGCCGCCATGCCGCAGGCAATCGCAGCCACGGCGGCGGCCAAAGATTCCAATGTCAGGGGCGCTCCCGAGGATGCGGACGACAACCCCGACGCGGCCAACGGCTGATAGGATGGCGGCTGCGTGGATGTGGATGGAGGACCTGACATCTCTGATACCAGGCTGATAGGACTAGATGTCCTACCGGTGTTACTGCATAGGTTATTGGGGTGAAAGAGAGGAGGACGTGGTCTGTACTCTCGACGCCGGCGAGGGGCCATGGCGGCGAGagcgcggcggctgctgctgcagccctaGAATTCCCGCGGTGCTACAGCAGCGGTGGCACTGTTCACACGAGACACAGCAGGAGGCGGCTGGGGTTAGGAAATCCCGGCTCCCttcaggaagccggaaacaattctTGTTTCTGCTATTATAACTGATATAGGATTCTCTTTTTATAGAGATGACTGACTATCCCTAAGGAAATATCCTAACCAAatcaatctaacatatctctttcctaacaaaccaaaccaaTCTAATCTTCACGCGCTACAGTACCACGTGGCCCCTGGGCCGGCTCCACTTGCCATAACATGGGCCTACGCCTTGTATAATGGGTGCCGGTCATAACACTTTAGTTCAAAAGACATACAAATTACCATCTAGAGCTCAAATTCTTCTGTTTAAGTTCTAAAGATACTATGGCTACTGCTTTGCTTCTCAAAAATATGTATTGATTAGCATATACAGCTTTACCTTCAGTTATTAGGTTAAAAAAGATATATCAGTTGTTTTATAGTTTTTTGTTGTATTTGCTTGCAAACTGTGAGCAGACATGTGATGTATGCATGATGAACGCCAGGTATGTTTAACTACATTTGCCTGTTTTGGGTTGCCGTACGCGCCCCATACTTGGAGGAACCTGTATGACAGTTTAATCCTGCACCTGCCTCTTGAGCGAGGAGTCCGATTAGTATTGGACTGCCAAGGTCTGCAAGGTTGTGCACGCATTTCTGGCAAACATGTAGTTGGTTGGATTGTGTTGGATGGATTTGGACTTGGGTGGAGTCGAATTGGACGTTTCTATTAACGATAATGCTACGCATCTTACGTCGC
It encodes:
- the LOC136539138 gene encoding uncharacterized protein; protein product: MAAPPPSYPAALMPEIGPDGLARDSPVIAYTEKVILEEQLQLKKYIQENYSKIRDVEKELESLTLEMKLTAGPKKAALEHLRKKIEISTEKIRLAKVKEEQAKKAWEVAAQVVKDEEDAKQKLCDDLNHLVQESTASQYARLEELKKRLESLNPSRDSINASGVYTAQHATLNSVPQQPSAQNPADVSGRQNIATEPASMQQRPIPAESEKKRRPSNMARGRGGVMILRKGRGSSGSGWTGAGFDVDSGT